The DNA segment GCGGGCAGGGGCTCACCCACATAGTGAGACGGCCGCGTCCGGTCCGCAGATGGCCCATCGTCCCGGCGTGGCGCCCGGCGTGTCCGGGGCCGTCCGAGCGGTCGCTTATCCCGCACTACGGACGATCCTGTCTCAGAATGCGACACAACGGTGACATGTCCGCCCGTACATCCCTACGATCGGACCCATGCAGTGCTCTATTAGCGGTCTCCCACAGCGGGGACGGGCGGACCTCACGAAGCGGCGGGCAGTGGACCTGTGCCGCGTCGCCGCCATGCTCTGTCGCACTGTCTGAGCGGGACATCTCCCGCGTTCGCCGGCCCTTCGACCGTACGTCGGGGCCATCGCGCCCGCCGCCCGTGGACACGGACGGCCCGCGCCCCGCACATCCGCATCACGCACGATCCGTGCACCATCTCGCCGCAGACTGCCCCGGAGGAGAAACAGAATGAGCCGCAGTGACGTCCTGGTAGACGCCGACTGGGTCGAGGCCCACCTCGACGACCCGAAGGTCGCCCTCGTGGAGGTGGACGAGGACACCTCCGCGTACGAGAAGAACCACATCCGGAACGCGATCCGGATCGACTGGACCCAGGACCTCCAGGACCCGGTCCGCCGCGACTTCGTCGACCAGGCCGGTTTCGAGGCGCTGCTGTCCGCCAAGGGCATCGCCAACGACACCACCGTCGTCCTCTACGGCGGCAACAACAACTGGTTCGCGTCCTACGCGTTCTGGTACTTCAAGCTCTACGGCCACCAGGACGTCCGCCTGCTCGACGGCGGCCGCAAGAAGTGGGAGCTGGACTCCCGCGACCTGGTGGACGGCGACCAGGTCCCGTCCCGCCCGGCCACGCAGTACAAGGCCCAGCCGCAGGACGAGTCGATCCGCGCCTACCGCGACGACGTCGTGAAGGCCATCGGCACCCAGAACCTGGTCGACGTGCGGTCGCCCGACGAGTTCAGCGGCAAGCTGCTCGCCCCGGCCCACCTCCCGCAGGAGCAGTCGCAGCGCCCCGGCCACGTGCCGAGCGCCCGCAACATCCCGTGGTCGAAGAACGCCAACGACGACGGCACGTTCAAGTCGGACGACGAGCTGCGCGCCCTCTACGAGGCCGAGCAGGTCGACCTGGCGAAGGACACCATCGCCTACTGCCGCATCGGCGAGCGCTCCGCGCTCACCTGGTTCGTGCTGCACCAGCTGCTGGGCCAGGAGAACGTCAAGAACTACGACGGTTCCTGGACCGAGTACGGCTCCCTCGTCGGCGTGCCGATCGAGCTCGGCGCCAACAAGTAAGGCCCCGTGCCACCGGGCCGGCACCCGCCGGCCCGCCAACGACCAGCATGACCACCGACCCGAAGGACTGAACCATGTGTGGAGCAAAGGCCGGCGGCCCCGACGCTTCGACGATCAAGCCCGGTGAGACCACCATCCAGGGCAGCGTGACCCGCGACGGCGAGCCCGTCACCGGCTACGTCCGCCTGCTGGACTCGACCGGCGAGTTCACGGCCGAGGTCCCGACCTCGGCGACCGGCCAGTTCCGCTTCTACGCGGCCGAGGGCACCTGGACCGTGCGCGCGCTGGTCCCCGGCGGCACCGCCGACCGCACCGTCGTCGCGCAGACCGGTGGCCTGGCCGAGGTGGCCATCGCCGTCTGACACGGCACCCGGCGACGCCGATGACCGGCCGAAGGGCCGTACCCCAGGGGGTTTGGACGCTTACCTGGCACGGGTACGGCCCTTCGTGCTGCCCGCACGGGCCGATCGGGCCTACGCTGGAGACATGTACCGCCGACGCCGGCGCGCCTACTTCCTGCTGATGGGCGTATGTCTCGTCCTCTTCGTCTCGGCCTGGGCCTTCGTGAGGCTCTGGTCGATGCCCGCCGCCATCGCGATGTGCGTGGTCGCGATGGTGATCCCGCCCGTCGCGGCGATGGTGGGCAACCGCAAGGGGCCCGAGGACCGCTGGTGGGACGAGCCGGGCGCGGGGCGGGAGCAGCCGCCCGATGACGCCCGGCCCGGCGTCCGGCCCGGCAGGGGCGGCGGCGCCACCGGCGACCCGGAGTCCGACGCGTGGTGGGAGGAGCTGGACGGCAGGAGGCGGCGCCGCTGAGCGGCACCCGGCCCCGCCGACCGTGCGCTCAGTAGACGAGCGCCTGTACGTCGTCGGCCATGACCTCGCTGACGAAGACCTGCGCCCCGGCGATGCGCACGCCCTCCAGGACGTCCTTCTCGGTGATGTCGCGCCGCGCCGCGCACTGCGTGCACAGCGTGATCCGGCCGCCCGCCTGGATGGACTCGATGAGGTCCGGCAGCGGCGCGGCGTGCGGCAGTTCGAACTCGGCGGCGCGGCCCGGCAGCGCGAACCACGCCGATTCCCCGGTCAGCCAGAGCGAAACCTCCACCCCGCTGGCGACGGCCACCGCCGCCACGGTGAACGCCTGCGAGCAGCGCTCGGCGGAATCGGCACCTGCGGTCACCTTGATCACGAGCTTCTTCGGCATATACGGAACTGTAATCGTTGCCCGCACAACCCCACCCCGAACCTATGGGTCAGTTGTGTGGGCGGATAACGGAATTCGTGCTTCAAGGTCTCGTGGGGGGACCCATTTTGCATCTGAAAGACAGCATTTCCGACGGGCAGCCCGAACTGCCCGCCGGCACGGCCGAGCCCGAGGAGGGGGAGCAACCGCAGTCCGAGGCGGAGCCCGTCGCCGTCGTGAAGCGGCGCCCGCGCGGGCGTACGACCCTGATCATCGCCGCCGCGGCCGTCCTCGGCCTGGCGGGTGGCGTCGCCGCCGGGTACCGCGTACAGGCGGACCGGGCCCCGACGCCGCTCGCCGCGCTCTCGCAGCCGGGTCTCGCGTACCCGGCGAAGGCGCTGCCCGCGGGCAGGGAGCCGGCCCCGCTGCCGGCCTCGCAGGACCGCCAGGTCCGCACCGAGGGCGACCTGCGCAAGCTGATCCTGCCCCGGCCGAAGGGCTGGAAGGATGACAAGGGCCTGACCGCTCTCTCCCAGGACGGGTGGCTGGGGGTGGAGAACTACGCCATGAACTTCGAGAACGCGGAGTACATGTACGGCGATCTCCTCGACCAGGGCCTCCGCCGGGTCGCGGGCGCGTCCTGGAAGAAGGGCGAGTACCGCGCGGCCGACGTGTACCTGGTGCAGTTCAGCTCGGGCGCCGCCGCCGCCGCGCACGCGGAGGATCAGCGCTCGTACATGCCCGGGAAGCGGGCCGCCGGCAACGAGGGCACCGCGATCAAGGGCAGCGCCGAGGGCCGCTACTACCTCTTCCCGGCCGAGCGCAAGGCCGGTTACCTGCCCTTCTACCGGGCCAGGGCCATCTTCAGCCGGGGCGACGTCATGGTCGACATCCACATCTACGACAGCGCCCCGATCAGCAAGAAGGACATCCGGACGCTGGCCGAGCGACAGCTGGAGCGCCTGTGAGCGACGAGAACACGCCCGAGCCCACGGCGGCCCCGGAACCGGCGATCGTCCCCGCGCCCGCTCCCGTACGGAAGCGCCGGGCGCGGCGGGTGGCCCTCGCGGCCCTCCCCGTCGTCCTGGTGCTCGCCGCCGTCGCCGGCGCGGGCGCGTACACGAAGGTCACCGTCGACGGCGCGGACCGCACCGTTCCCACCCGGCTGTGGCAGAAACCCGCGCACGAGCCGGCCAAGGACCCCGCCGGTGACATCGAGCGGGGCCGGTCCAGCACCGAACTGAGCAAGTTGCTGCTGCCCGTACCGTCGGGCTTCCGGCTCGGCCCCGATTCGGGCACGTACGGCAACGACGCCGAGATCAGCGGTCCTGCGGCCACCGCGGAGATGAAGGACAGCGGGCGCGGCCTGTCGGGCCGGCAGCGGCGGGAGTTCGAGAAGCGCGTCGACAAACTGCACGTCCAGGGACTGGCCGTGCGCACGTACGCCTCGGACGACAACGACCTGGTCGTCGACACGCAGCTGGTGCGGATGAAGGACAAGAAGGCCGTCCGGGACCTCTACACCTTCCGGCACGAGCTCCTCGACAGCATCGGCGTCCTGCGCGACGGCCCGAAGATCGACGGCCACCGGCGGAACGCCTCCTGCTTCCTCAACCCCAAGGAGGGCAAGCGGCGGGTCGAGGGCATGTTCTGCATGGCGTACGAGGGCGAGGTGATGGTCACCTTCTCGGCGTCCGGGACCGCGCCCTTCCGCAAGGCGGACGTCGCCGAACTGGTGAAGGACCAGCTGAACCACATCACGTCCCCGGGGGAGTACATATGAGCGAGCAGACGGCCACGCCCGCGGTCCCGGTGCCCCGGCCCCCGCGCCGGATGCTGCGTGCCGTGGCGCGGTGGACCACCGCCGTGCTGGTGTTCGGTGCGGTCGGGGCGGGTACGGCGTACGGCATCACGTCGATGGAGCGCACGGACGTGCCCGGCCTGGCCACCGAGAGCGACGGGCGCTGGGACTACCCGAAGCTCAGCCTGCCGGCGCTCCCGGCGGACAGACCGCGCCCCGGCAGCGACGGCAACCCGCTGGAGATCCACTACGCCGACCTGCGCGAACTGCTGCTGCCCGCCCCGGCCGGGGCCACGGTGGACAAGAAGCTCAAGGGCGGCTGGGTCACCCCGGAGCGGTTCGCCTCAGAGTTCCACGAAAGCGCCCGGCCCAGCATCGTCACGCGCCTGGAGGAGGGAACCCTGCGGCACATCGCGGCGCGCGGCTGGACCATGCCGGACGGCACGTCGAACCGGATCTACCTGCTGCGGTTCGGCTCGGCGGAGGACGCCGACGCGTTCCGCGACGCGCGGTTCATCGGGTCGTCGTCGCCCGGTGACCCGCCGCTCGACACCCAGGGGGACCTGGAGCTGGACGAAAGCTGGAAGGGCGGTGGAAAGGTGGACACCACCGCCTCCTACGTCTACGTCGAGCCGAAGCCCTACGGCTCCGCGCAGGTGCGGGAGGCTTACGTGATCGCGGGGGACACGCTCGCCCTCGTCGTCCAGTCCCGCGAGGGCGCCGGCGGCACGCCCCGGGTCCCGTTCCACCAGACGGTCATCCTGCAGAACCAGCTCCTGGGCTGACCGGACGCCCCGGAACGGCGGGGCCGGGTCCCACCCATTAGGCTGGGGCCCGGTCCGGTACTGCCCTGTACCGCGCCCTACCGCTCGTCCGAGGAGCTCTCCGTGCTTGAGGCATTCTTCTCCGCCCTGCTGGTCCTGGTCTGCGTCGGCGTCCTCGCCTTCGCCGCCGTGACCGTGAAGAAGCTGTACCAGGGTCAGCGCTGACCACCTGCCCCACCCGCCCGTTCCCGGCCCTCCCGCCTCCCGCCTCACAGATCGACTGAGCCGCTCATGATCGAGATCCCGTCCGACCTGCACCCGGACCTCGTCCCGCTGGCGTTCCTCCTGGGCAACTGGGTGGGCGCGGGCGTCTCCGACTTCCCCGGCGCCGAGAAGTGCAACTTCGGCCAGGAGGTCACCTTCAGCCACGACGGCCGGGACTTCCTGGAGTACACCTCGCACTCCTGGGTCCTCGACGCCGAGGGCAACAAGGTCCGCCCGCTGGAGACCGAGACGGGCTACTGGCGCATCGACAAGGAGCGCAAGGTCGAGGTCGTCATGGCCCGCGACCAGGGCGTCATCGAGATCTGGTACGGCGAGCTGGCCGACAAGAAGCCGCAGATCGACCTCGTCACCGACGCGGTCGCCCGTACCGCGGCCTCCGGCCCGTACAGCGGTGGCAAGCGGCTCTACGGCTACGTCAACAGCGACCTGATGTGGGTCGGCGAGAAGGCGACGCCCGAGGTCGAACTGCGCCCGTACATGTCGGCGCACCTGAAGAAGACCGTCACGCCCGAGGAGGTCGAGGCGATGGCGAAGAGCCTGGGCGACCTGCCGGACGACGGGATCGCGTTCTTCAAGTAGGCACCTCCGAGCAGCCGGCTCCGAGTAGCCCCGGATTCCGCCGAACGGGCCCGCCGCCCGGATCTACACTGGGTCTGTGGTGAGCACCGACTGGAAGACCGATCTCCGGCAGCGCGGCTACCGGCTGACGCCGCAGCGCCAGCTCGTCCTGGAAGCCGTC comes from the Streptomyces sp. NBC_00525 genome and includes:
- a CDS encoding putative leader peptide; translated protein: MQCSISGLPQRGRADLTKRRAVDLCRVAAMLCRTV
- a CDS encoding sulfurtransferase; this translates as MSRSDVLVDADWVEAHLDDPKVALVEVDEDTSAYEKNHIRNAIRIDWTQDLQDPVRRDFVDQAGFEALLSAKGIANDTTVVLYGGNNNWFASYAFWYFKLYGHQDVRLLDGGRKKWELDSRDLVDGDQVPSRPATQYKAQPQDESIRAYRDDVVKAIGTQNLVDVRSPDEFSGKLLAPAHLPQEQSQRPGHVPSARNIPWSKNANDDGTFKSDDELRALYEAEQVDLAKDTIAYCRIGERSALTWFVLHQLLGQENVKNYDGSWTEYGSLVGVPIELGANK
- a CDS encoding DUF1416 domain-containing protein, with amino-acid sequence MCGAKAGGPDASTIKPGETTIQGSVTRDGEPVTGYVRLLDSTGEFTAEVPTSATGQFRFYAAEGTWTVRALVPGGTADRTVVAQTGGLAEVAIAV
- a CDS encoding DUF3099 domain-containing protein — translated: MYRRRRRAYFLLMGVCLVLFVSAWAFVRLWSMPAAIAMCVVAMVIPPVAAMVGNRKGPEDRWWDEPGAGREQPPDDARPGVRPGRGGGATGDPESDAWWEELDGRRRRR
- a CDS encoding DsrE family protein; its protein translation is MPKKLVIKVTAGADSAERCSQAFTVAAVAVASGVEVSLWLTGESAWFALPGRAAEFELPHAAPLPDLIESIQAGGRITLCTQCAARRDITEKDVLEGVRIAGAQVFVSEVMADDVQALVY
- a CDS encoding FABP family protein; translated protein: MIEIPSDLHPDLVPLAFLLGNWVGAGVSDFPGAEKCNFGQEVTFSHDGRDFLEYTSHSWVLDAEGNKVRPLETETGYWRIDKERKVEVVMARDQGVIEIWYGELADKKPQIDLVTDAVARTAASGPYSGGKRLYGYVNSDLMWVGEKATPEVELRPYMSAHLKKTVTPEEVEAMAKSLGDLPDDGIAFFK